The following proteins are co-located in the Haloplanus sp. HW8-1 genome:
- a CDS encoding MFS transporter has product MIRIEHLLGEEAVILQDRDMRLLLLANAIGALGTALVSPILETLTGPLNVSAAEIGLLVTAVAAPSIVFIPIMGLLSDRLGRKPLLVAGLLLFGIGGVGIAFTTDFRVILGLRVLQGIGFSSVTPNIITCLGDIYDGNAEATAQGFRFGVSGVSQAVFPAIAGAIVVVSWRYPFLIYGLAFPVAAVVAAWLDEPTDGDDGPPESESRTTMEYVADLLGLVRRRRVAAYLFARATVVLPFVTFLTYNSLVVIRLQAGSAGQAGLVVALFSVMYAIVATQTGRVLSRFDSPTIPLLAANVFLGGGLAGFAASPSVILAVPAVLAVGIGVGLTFSMYRSIITGLAPQQLRGGLVSLAESGARIVVTATPVVVGISLVSAESVLPPEAALRWVIVATGLLSGVVGLVAVVVARTSAPVPQSPTA; this is encoded by the coding sequence GTGATACGGATCGAGCACCTGCTCGGAGAGGAGGCGGTCATCCTCCAGGACCGGGACATGCGTCTCTTGCTCCTGGCGAACGCTATCGGAGCTCTCGGGACGGCGCTCGTCTCGCCGATCCTCGAAACTCTCACGGGACCGTTGAACGTCTCCGCAGCCGAGATCGGACTCTTGGTCACGGCGGTGGCCGCCCCGTCGATCGTGTTTATTCCCATCATGGGGCTGCTCTCCGATCGGCTCGGTCGCAAGCCCCTGCTCGTCGCGGGCCTGTTGCTGTTCGGAATCGGCGGCGTCGGCATCGCGTTCACGACCGACTTTCGTGTCATCCTCGGCCTGCGAGTGCTCCAGGGGATCGGCTTCTCGAGTGTCACCCCGAACATCATCACCTGTCTCGGAGACATCTACGACGGGAACGCGGAGGCGACGGCCCAGGGGTTCCGGTTCGGCGTCAGCGGCGTGTCACAGGCCGTCTTTCCGGCGATCGCCGGGGCTATCGTCGTCGTTTCGTGGCGGTATCCCTTTCTCATCTACGGGCTCGCGTTTCCCGTCGCCGCCGTCGTCGCGGCCTGGTTGGACGAACCAACCGACGGCGACGACGGGCCTCCCGAATCGGAGTCCCGGACCACGATGGAGTACGTCGCCGACCTCCTCGGACTCGTGCGCCGTCGCCGCGTGGCAGCGTACCTCTTCGCGCGCGCGACCGTCGTGTTACCGTTCGTCACGTTTCTTACGTACAATTCGCTGGTAGTGATCCGACTGCAGGCCGGTTCGGCGGGACAGGCGGGGCTCGTGGTCGCCCTGTTCAGCGTCATGTACGCGATCGTGGCCACACAGACCGGCCGCGTCCTCAGTCGGTTCGACAGTCCGACGATACCGCTCCTCGCGGCGAACGTGTTTCTGGGTGGGGGACTCGCGGGCTTCGCCGCCTCGCCGTCCGTGATCCTCGCGGTGCCGGCAGTGCTCGCGGTCGGCATCGGCGTCGGCCTCACGTTCTCGATGTATCGGAGCATCATCACGGGACTGGCCCCCCAACAGTTGCGGGGGGGGCTGGTCAGTCTCGCCGAATCGGGCGCGCGTATCGTCGTCACGGCCACACCGGTCGTGGTGGGTATCTCGCTCGTCTCGGCGGAGTCGGTGCTCCCCCCCGAAGCCGCACTGCGGTGGGTGATCGTCGCGACCGGCCTCCTGTCCGGGGTGGTCGGACTCGTCGCTGTCGTCGTGGCTCGCACGTCGGCGCCGGTCCCCCAGTCGCCGACGGCCTAG
- a CDS encoding hydroxyacid dehydrogenase translates to MTEREWDVLLPQDIDPAGPESIDDIASFTSVSEFGLAPDDLKPHIGRFDAIILRNAELTREVLEAAGDLKIIAKHGVGLDNVDIDAASENDIVVCNTPGANARSVAEHALTLLLGVNRRLVAMDSATRDGEWDRPRWISDEVAGKTVGLFGCGDIGQVLAELVAGLGLDVLGYDPYLDEDDLPDVITKVEETSTLFERSDAISIHSPLTDETNHAISTDELQALGPEGILINTARGPIVDESALVTALRDDVIFGAGIDVFEDEPPADDNELFDLHNVILSQHIGGVTSEAMRRMSTGAAECVRERYQGRLPDTTVNADELDR, encoded by the coding sequence ATGACAGAACGAGAGTGGGACGTCCTCCTTCCGCAGGATATCGATCCGGCCGGTCCGGAGTCGATCGACGACATCGCATCGTTCACGTCCGTCAGCGAGTTCGGCCTCGCCCCGGACGATCTGAAGCCACACATCGGTCGGTTCGACGCGATCATCCTCCGGAACGCGGAGCTGACCCGGGAGGTACTGGAAGCAGCGGGCGACTTGAAGATCATCGCAAAGCACGGTGTCGGGCTCGACAACGTCGACATCGACGCCGCGAGCGAAAACGACATCGTCGTGTGCAACACCCCCGGCGCGAATGCGCGTTCGGTCGCCGAACACGCGCTCACGCTGCTTCTTGGTGTCAACCGCCGACTCGTCGCCATGGATTCGGCGACGCGGGACGGAGAGTGGGACCGCCCGCGATGGATCTCCGACGAAGTCGCTGGCAAGACGGTCGGCCTGTTCGGCTGTGGAGACATCGGTCAGGTACTGGCCGAACTGGTCGCCGGGCTCGGCCTCGACGTCCTCGGGTACGATCCGTACCTCGACGAAGACGACCTCCCGGACGTCATAACGAAAGTCGAGGAGACGTCCACGCTCTTCGAGCGGTCGGACGCGATCAGTATCCATTCGCCGCTGACGGACGAGACCAATCACGCGATATCGACGGACGAACTGCAAGCACTCGGCCCCGAAGGCATCCTCATCAACACGGCGCGGGGCCCGATAGTCGACGAGAGCGCCCTCGTAACCGCACTGAGGGACGACGTGATCTTCGGCGCCGGAATCGACGTCTTCGAGGACGAACCGCCGGCCGACGATAACGAGTTGTTCGACCTCCATAACGTCATCCTCTCTCAGCATATCGGTGGCGTGACGAGCGAGGCGATGCGACGCATGTCGACAGGGGCTGCCGAGTGCGTTCGCGAGAGGTACCAGGGGCGACTCCCAGACACGACCGTCAACGCGGATGAGCTAGACCGTTAG
- a CDS encoding NAD(P)-dependent oxidoreductase: protein MIRRRLGAFPRDGVAEPNAFKTGGRLSVRMSDKTVGFVGLGIMGLPMAKNLIDAGYDVVGYNRSDAPVDELVEYGGEDGGSPAGVAEGSDVVLLCLPDSPDVKRVVLGGDEEDAPVVDGLREGMTLIDHSTISPTVTEEIAATLDDQGVAMLDAPISGGEGGAIDGTLSIMVGGDEAVLSEQMPVLEAMGETITHCGPNGAGQTTKAANQIVVAAQMVGVSEALVFAGQAGADLEAVVDAISGGAAGCWALDERAPDMIHGDFDPGFFAEYQYKDLRIATDAGEAFGAPMPQTELAHELYKSMVQNDMGKDDNSGVMQVLEMMAGDEARAEK from the coding sequence ATGATCCGACGACGACTCGGGGCGTTCCCGCGAGACGGGGTAGCCGAGCCAAATGCATTTAAAACCGGAGGCCGACTGTCCGTCCGCATGTCAGACAAAACGGTCGGATTCGTCGGACTCGGAATCATGGGCCTGCCGATGGCCAAGAACCTCATCGACGCGGGATACGACGTCGTCGGATACAATCGTTCCGACGCTCCGGTCGACGAACTCGTCGAATACGGAGGGGAAGACGGCGGATCGCCGGCGGGCGTCGCCGAAGGGAGCGACGTCGTCCTGCTTTGTCTGCCGGACTCGCCCGACGTCAAGCGGGTCGTGTTGGGGGGCGACGAGGAGGACGCGCCTGTCGTCGACGGGCTACGCGAGGGCATGACGCTCATCGATCACTCGACGATCTCGCCGACGGTGACCGAAGAGATCGCAGCAACACTCGACGACCAGGGCGTGGCTATGCTCGACGCCCCCATCTCCGGCGGCGAGGGGGGCGCGATCGACGGGACCCTCTCGATCATGGTCGGTGGCGACGAAGCGGTCCTCTCCGAACAGATGCCGGTCCTCGAAGCCATGGGGGAGACGATCACACACTGCGGTCCGAACGGGGCGGGGCAGACGACGAAGGCCGCGAACCAGATCGTCGTCGCCGCACAGATGGTCGGCGTCAGCGAGGCGCTGGTGTTCGCGGGACAGGCCGGCGCGGACCTGGAAGCCGTCGTCGACGCGATCAGCGGCGGGGCCGCTGGCTGCTGGGCGCTCGACGAACGCGCGCCCGACATGATCCACGGGGATTTCGACCCGGGATTCTTCGCCGAATACCAGTACAAGGACCTCCGGATCGCGACCGACGCCGGTGAAGCCTTCGGCGCCCCGATGCCCCAGACGGAACTGGCACACGAACTGTACAAGTCGATGGTTCAAAACGACATGGGGAAAGACGACAACTCCGGCGTCATGCAGGTACTGGAAATGATGGCTGGTGACGAGGCGCGCGCGGAAAAATAG
- a CDS encoding SDR family NAD(P)-dependent oxidoreductase, giving the protein MSSAIITGSSRGLGRAIALRFAADGYDIAVNYHENDKKAERVADAIRDRGRSAITVGADLSDPSSADRLVDSTVDAFGGVDHVVNNAGIDQHLHTAELAPEDFDRIMDVNVNSAFNVTKSALPYLHDSDDDPSITNMSSMLAHTGAAIECHYAASKGAVLSLTRSHAVDFAPDVRVNAVAPGHIETDMTADRTSAEKQQEIESIPLRQYGDPTDVADAVAYLRDASFVTGETLNVNGGETMR; this is encoded by the coding sequence ATGTCTTCAGCAATAATCACCGGCTCCTCCCGCGGACTCGGACGTGCGATCGCGCTCCGTTTTGCGGCTGACGGCTACGATATCGCGGTGAATTACCACGAGAACGATAAGAAAGCGGAGCGCGTCGCCGACGCGATCCGCGACCGGGGTCGATCCGCCATCACGGTTGGAGCAGACCTCTCGGATCCGTCAAGCGCCGACCGTCTCGTCGACTCGACAGTCGACGCGTTCGGTGGGGTCGACCACGTCGTGAACAACGCTGGCATCGATCAGCACCTTCACACGGCCGAGCTCGCTCCCGAAGATTTTGACCGCATCATGGACGTCAATGTCAATTCGGCGTTCAACGTGACGAAGTCGGCCCTCCCGTACCTTCACGATTCCGACGACGATCCGTCTATCACGAATATGTCGTCGATGCTCGCTCATACGGGAGCCGCGATAGAGTGTCACTACGCGGCTTCGAAGGGCGCGGTGCTCTCACTGACTCGAAGCCACGCCGTTGATTTCGCCCCCGACGTCCGCGTGAACGCAGTTGCACCGGGTCACATCGAGACTGACATGACCGCGGATCGGACTTCCGCGGAGAAACAGCAGGAAATCGAGTCGATCCCGTTGCGTCAGTACGGCGACCCCACAGATGTAGCCGATGCCGTCGCGTACCTCCGTGACGCGTCGTTCGTCACCGGGGAGACGCTGAACGTAAACGGAGGGGAAACGATGCGCTGA
- a CDS encoding NAD(P)/FAD-dependent oxidoreductase: protein MTNGTTLVIGGGAIGTSVAYFLAKNGSDVVLLEQNQIASGATGRALGGVRNLFSHPITVELMNRNIEFFSNFSENVSDEFEFHRSGYLFLLRNEEIRSVWEQRMDLYRRLGVDAEFITPSEVEERIDCIDVSDFEGALLGNDCGFIDPHLTTQAFANAAKAEGAEVKTGTPVEDVLVSNGRVTGVETSIGRFDADNVVNATGAWGNELSSKVGVELPVDFVQHGYLVLDTLGIRDSPLIIDESRDTNFRAEANGETVVSLEKKPLENRVDTPRVRQEDKIRALERVSGLIPGISDLSIKNHWTGVLATTPDGHPIVGETDVDGLYVACGFSGHGLMMSPTVGMAISDAIVTGSTDVIDFDQLGPDRFDGPERLTPEAKTTSGTQTNE from the coding sequence ATGACAAATGGTACCACTCTCGTGATCGGAGGCGGGGCCATCGGCACGAGCGTCGCCTACTTCCTGGCCAAGAACGGTTCGGACGTCGTTCTCCTCGAGCAAAACCAGATAGCCTCCGGAGCAACCGGTCGGGCGCTCGGTGGCGTTCGGAACCTGTTTTCCCATCCGATCACCGTAGAGCTGATGAACCGCAACATCGAGTTCTTCTCAAACTTCTCCGAGAACGTCAGCGACGAGTTCGAGTTCCATCGTTCCGGCTATCTCTTTCTCCTTCGCAACGAGGAGATTCGGTCGGTCTGGGAGCAACGGATGGACCTCTATCGGCGATTGGGCGTCGACGCCGAGTTCATCACGCCCTCCGAAGTAGAAGAACGGATCGACTGTATCGACGTGAGCGATTTCGAGGGGGCGCTGCTCGGTAACGATTGCGGGTTCATCGACCCGCATCTCACGACCCAAGCGTTCGCCAACGCCGCGAAAGCCGAAGGGGCCGAAGTAAAGACCGGGACGCCGGTGGAGGACGTTCTCGTGTCGAACGGTCGAGTGACGGGGGTCGAAACGAGTATCGGCCGGTTCGACGCGGACAACGTCGTCAACGCGACGGGTGCGTGGGGGAACGAACTCTCCTCGAAGGTCGGCGTCGAACTCCCGGTTGATTTCGTCCAGCACGGATACCTCGTCCTCGACACGCTCGGCATCCGTGATTCCCCCCTCATTATCGACGAGTCGCGCGACACGAACTTCCGAGCGGAAGCAAACGGAGAGACGGTGGTCAGCCTCGAAAAAAAGCCCCTGGAAAACCGCGTCGATACGCCCCGAGTCCGTCAGGAAGACAAGATACGCGCCCTCGAGAGGGTGAGTGGGCTCATACCGGGCATCTCCGATCTCTCGATCAAGAACCACTGGACCGGAGTACTAGCGACGACGCCGGATGGTCACCCCATCGTCGGTGAAACGGACGTCGACGGGCTGTATGTCGCATGCGGATTCTCGGGACACGGCCTGATGATGTCACCTACCGTCGGGATGGCGATCTCGGACGCGATCGTCACCGGCTCGACCGACGTCATCGATTTCGACCAGCTCGGTCCGGATCGATTCGATGGCCCGGAACGACTCACGCCCGAGGCGAAAACGACGAGCGGCACGCAAACGAACGAGTGA
- a CDS encoding HpcH/HpaI aldolase family protein: protein MEQHNAFRERIENDEAVLGARASTFSPALIEIYGNLGLDFVWLDFEHTGESPWDSMVFEDLTRAAEAGDIELFVRLPAPDPALIRKVLDAGVRNLLIPRIDSAAEVRRAVEATRFVYDEEPGERGIAGGRSSAYGNADDYVRREDENVCLGVMIEKTTAVSELSEILSVPELGFVFIGPGDLSVQLGHPGNRDHPEVQETIDQIVAAGRDASVPVGGIAHDPELANEKIDAGYRIIRLGGEFESAQQVLGTRLDDLAELRDGE, encoded by the coding sequence ATGGAGCAACACAACGCATTCAGGGAGCGTATCGAGAACGACGAGGCCGTCCTGGGCGCACGCGCGTCGACCTTCTCGCCCGCACTGATAGAGATCTACGGAAACCTCGGACTGGACTTCGTCTGGCTGGACTTCGAACACACCGGGGAGAGTCCCTGGGACTCCATGGTCTTCGAGGACCTCACACGGGCCGCCGAGGCGGGCGACATCGAACTGTTCGTCCGTCTGCCGGCGCCGGACCCGGCGCTGATCCGGAAGGTGCTCGACGCGGGCGTCAGGAACCTCCTGATCCCGCGTATCGACAGCGCAGCGGAGGTACGTCGCGCGGTCGAAGCGACGCGGTTCGTGTACGATGAAGAGCCGGGAGAGCGTGGAATCGCGGGCGGCCGGTCGAGTGCCTACGGAAACGCGGACGACTACGTGCGACGCGAGGACGAGAACGTCTGTCTCGGGGTGATGATCGAGAAGACGACGGCGGTCTCGGAGCTCTCGGAGATCCTCTCCGTGCCGGAACTCGGGTTCGTGTTCATCGGCCCCGGCGATCTATCGGTCCAGCTCGGTCACCCCGGCAACCGGGACCATCCGGAGGTACAGGAGACGATCGATCAGATCGTGGCTGCCGGCCGGGATGCGTCCGTGCCGGTCGGGGGGATCGCTCACGATCCCGAGTTGGCGAACGAAAAGATCGACGCCGGCTACCGGATCATCCGACTGGGCGGGGAGTTCGAATCCGCCCAGCAGGTCCTGGGGACCCGCTTGGACGACCTCGCCGAACTCCGGGACGGCGAGTGA
- a CDS encoding PPC domain-containing DNA-binding protein has product MENHQAEDGHIAILLEPGDLVLESIQETCDEYDIDSGVVVSAIGTVRNLNYHYVPTADLPKEEKWRNETFELLGAWEIGTIDGMIANGEPHLHLVAFNGEQTVAGHLEEGCEAHIVGEIVIRPIEGLELERRSDENEYNISQLKQRSDR; this is encoded by the coding sequence ATGGAAAATCACCAAGCAGAGGACGGCCACATAGCGATCCTACTAGAGCCCGGGGACCTGGTTCTCGAATCGATCCAGGAGACGTGTGATGAATACGACATCGACTCCGGGGTCGTCGTTTCGGCGATCGGCACAGTACGGAACCTCAACTATCACTACGTCCCGACGGCGGATCTGCCGAAAGAAGAGAAGTGGCGCAACGAGACCTTCGAACTGCTCGGGGCGTGGGAGATCGGGACGATAGACGGAATGATCGCGAACGGGGAACCCCATCTGCACCTCGTCGCGTTCAACGGCGAGCAGACTGTCGCCGGACACTTGGAAGAAGGCTGCGAGGCCCACATCGTCGGTGAGATCGTCATCCGGCCTATCGAAGGGCTGGAACTAGAGCGACGGTCCGACGAGAACGAATACAATATCAGCCAGCTAAAACAGCGGTCGGACCGGTAA
- a CDS encoding Ldh family oxidoreductase, with the protein MTTDEIRVDSQKLKEFTRSVFSRAGLTDDVSTVLADGLVTANLRGVDSHGVVRLEPYTLKLERGGFNDSPNLSVTGTRSGTFRVDADDGPGQYATVEAMDRAVERAKEVGAAFAVVENSNHFGTAAYYTERAAESDCIGFAMTNVGPNVAPFGGIDPYFGTNPLAYSIPTLESPTITLDMATSVVAKGKIILAEEEGESIPEEWVLDERGAPTTDPSEFHALRPVGGPKGYGLGLLVDVCSGLLSGMGSSPSVDSLYDDYAKPQRVGHFVGAIDVGAFRDVEAFKGDVETMISELKSQRTAEGVDEVLLPGEPEARIRAERERDGIPLGDGVRETLSEIAATYDLDTPWDG; encoded by the coding sequence ATGACGACGGACGAAATTCGCGTCGACAGCCAGAAGCTGAAGGAGTTCACTCGATCAGTTTTCTCGCGGGCGGGGCTCACCGACGACGTGAGTACCGTACTCGCCGACGGACTGGTGACGGCAAACCTGCGGGGCGTCGATTCACACGGGGTCGTCCGCCTCGAACCCTACACCCTGAAGTTGGAACGGGGCGGGTTCAACGACTCGCCGAACCTCTCCGTCACCGGGACCCGTTCCGGGACGTTTCGCGTGGATGCCGACGACGGCCCGGGTCAGTACGCGACGGTGGAAGCGATGGACCGGGCGGTCGAGCGAGCGAAGGAGGTCGGCGCCGCGTTCGCCGTCGTCGAGAACAGCAACCACTTCGGGACGGCCGCGTACTATACGGAGCGGGCTGCCGAGAGCGACTGCATCGGCTTTGCGATGACCAACGTGGGGCCGAACGTCGCCCCGTTCGGCGGCATCGATCCGTACTTCGGAACGAACCCGCTCGCGTACTCCATCCCGACGCTGGAGTCGCCGACGATCACGCTCGACATGGCCACGAGCGTGGTCGCGAAGGGAAAGATCATCCTCGCCGAGGAGGAGGGCGAGTCGATCCCCGAGGAGTGGGTACTCGACGAACGGGGGGCCCCGACGACGGACCCCTCGGAGTTCCACGCACTCCGTCCCGTCGGCGGGCCGAAGGGATACGGGCTGGGGCTCCTGGTGGACGTCTGTTCCGGCCTTCTCTCCGGGATGGGGAGCAGCCCGAGCGTCGATTCCCTCTACGACGATTACGCGAAGCCACAGCGGGTCGGGCACTTCGTCGGCGCGATCGACGTCGGCGCGTTCCGCGACGTTGAGGCGTTCAAGGGTGACGTCGAGACGATGATCTCGGAGCTGAAATCACAGCGGACGGCCGAGGGAGTCGACGAGGTGCTGTTGCCCGGGGAACCCGAGGCGCGGATTCGCGCCGAACGGGAGCGAGATGGGATCCCCCTCGGGGACGGCGTGCGGGAAACGCTCTCGGAGATTGCGGCCACGTACGATCTCGACACGCCCTGGGACGGATAG
- a CDS encoding ABC transporter ATP-binding protein, producing MSDTDRMSIDQGETDTNESASGSKTNVKLDHITKIFQDDEEGEVVAVDDLSLDILDGEFLVFVGPSGCGKTTTLRTVAGLETPTEGQIIINDEDVTGQDPRQRNIAMVFQNYALYPHKTVRQNMSFPLEVRNYPSDEITKRVENAAELLDITELLERRPKQLSGGQQQRVALGRAIVREPDVFLLDEPLSNLDAKLRLQMRTELNELHQKVGKTTIYVTHDQAEAMTLGDRVAVMRDGEIQQVGPPQTLYDNPVNLFVGGFIGEPPMNFFPVNVEETGDGYGVSSQHFDFRLPDRFTQKLSERGSALEDAILGIRPEDITDAELIDETQGHHVFDSRVKIVEPLGSDKFLTMIEPDHDPSEEPITSAGTEGEVITQATEEFTVRVPPESTAREGDILQVAMELDSLHLFDAATGKNVLSDKKIHYKTQ from the coding sequence ATGTCAGATACCGACAGAATGTCGATCGACCAAGGGGAAACGGACACCAACGAAAGCGCATCGGGATCGAAAACGAACGTCAAACTGGACCACATCACGAAGATCTTCCAGGACGACGAAGAGGGGGAGGTCGTCGCCGTCGACGATCTCTCCCTCGATATTCTGGACGGCGAGTTCCTGGTGTTCGTCGGGCCGTCGGGCTGTGGGAAGACGACCACGCTCCGGACCGTCGCCGGGCTGGAGACGCCGACGGAGGGCCAGATCATCATCAACGACGAGGATGTCACCGGCCAAGACCCGCGTCAGCGGAACATCGCGATGGTGTTCCAGAACTACGCGCTGTATCCGCACAAGACGGTCCGCCAGAACATGAGTTTCCCCCTGGAGGTTCGGAACTACCCCTCAGACGAGATTACGAAGCGGGTCGAAAACGCCGCGGAGTTGCTCGACATCACCGAACTCCTCGAGCGACGACCGAAGCAGTTGTCCGGTGGCCAGCAACAACGCGTCGCGCTCGGCCGAGCCATCGTTCGCGAGCCCGACGTGTTCCTGCTCGACGAACCGCTGTCGAACCTGGACGCGAAGCTCCGGTTGCAGATGCGGACCGAGCTCAACGAACTCCACCAGAAGGTCGGCAAGACGACGATCTACGTGACCCACGACCAGGCGGAGGCGATGACGTTGGGTGACCGCGTGGCGGTGATGCGTGACGGCGAGATCCAGCAGGTCGGGCCGCCACAGACGCTCTATGACAACCCCGTCAACCTGTTCGTGGGGGGGTTCATCGGCGAGCCACCGATGAACTTCTTCCCGGTGAATGTCGAGGAAACCGGGGACGGATACGGTGTCAGCTCTCAGCACTTCGACTTTCGGCTCCCGGATCGGTTCACTCAGAAGCTATCGGAGCGTGGCTCGGCGCTGGAGGACGCGATCCTCGGCATCCGCCCGGAGGATATCACCGACGCCGAACTCATCGACGAAACCCAAGGACACCACGTCTTCGACTCCCGGGTGAAGATCGTCGAACCCCTCGGGTCCGACAAGTTCCTCACGATGATCGAACCCGATCACGACCCGTCCGAGGAGCCGATCACGAGCGCCGGAACGGAAGGTGAGGTTATCACGCAGGCCACCGAGGAGTTTACCGTCCGGGTCCCGCCGGAGAGCACCGCCAGGGAGGGCGATATCCTCCAGGTCGCGATGGAACTGGACTCGCTGCACCTGTTCGACGCGGCGACTGGGAAAAACGTCCTCTCGGACAAGAAGATCCACTACAAAACACAGTAA
- a CDS encoding zinc-dependent alcohol dehydrogenase, with amino-acid sequence MDAVICHDFGDATVDDVPRPEPGDGEVLVRVSRVQLSVTECRIYHDMYESGYEDVRSRITDGDGRLFGHEFSGVVTATGSGVDAFEDGDRVYAPGKSPCGECVYCRADEETYCRHPRTIGMHRPGALAEYVAAPAETLCTVPDAVSDAEAAALQPLAAALVSVHDAGIDSGDTVGVVGTGVMGYQLGQLALNYGASRVFAVDVDPAKVELAKEQGMVGIDAGETDPVERVHRATDGIGVDVVFEAVGGSQPHLTAGSGPVTQAFEMVRPGGTFVPVGHLTDEVTVDPSALRKKYLTWISPKDKAGVISLNPTTDTGIFATELVASGRVSISDYLSHELDGLEDFERAVSMTLDKESSDALGPPQLVLH; translated from the coding sequence ATGGACGCAGTCATCTGTCACGACTTCGGCGACGCCACGGTAGACGACGTCCCACGCCCGGAACCCGGGGACGGCGAAGTCCTCGTCCGCGTGTCACGGGTCCAGCTCAGCGTGACCGAATGTCGGATCTACCACGACATGTACGAATCGGGGTACGAGGACGTTCGAAGCCGGATCACCGACGGCGACGGTCGCCTCTTCGGCCACGAGTTTTCCGGCGTCGTGACCGCCACCGGGAGCGGCGTCGACGCGTTCGAGGACGGTGACCGCGTCTACGCGCCCGGAAAGAGCCCGTGCGGCGAGTGTGTCTACTGTCGAGCGGACGAGGAGACGTACTGTCGGCACCCGCGAACGATCGGGATGCATCGCCCGGGCGCGCTGGCGGAGTACGTGGCTGCGCCGGCGGAGACGCTCTGTACGGTTCCCGATGCGGTGTCCGACGCCGAGGCGGCCGCCTTACAGCCGCTGGCAGCGGCGCTCGTCTCGGTCCACGATGCCGGTATCGACTCCGGCGACACCGTTGGCGTCGTCGGCACCGGCGTGATGGGATACCAACTCGGACAACTGGCGCTGAACTACGGGGCCAGCCGTGTCTTCGCCGTCGACGTCGACCCGGCGAAGGTCGAACTGGCAAAAGAGCAGGGGATGGTCGGAATCGACGCCGGGGAGACTGATCCCGTCGAACGGGTCCACCGGGCGACCGACGGTATCGGTGTCGACGTCGTGTTCGAGGCGGTCGGCGGCTCACAGCCCCATTTGACCGCCGGTTCGGGCCCCGTGACGCAGGCGTTCGAGATGGTCCGACCCGGGGGGACGTTCGTGCCGGTCGGCCACCTCACGGACGAGGTGACGGTCGACCCGTCCGCGCTGCGGAAAAAATACCTGACGTGGATCTCGCCGAAGGACAAGGCGGGCGTCATCTCGCTGAATCCCACCACCGACACCGGAATCTTCGCCACGGAACTGGTCGCGAGCGGTCGCGTGTCCATCTCCGATTATCTCTCCCACGAACTCGACGGCCTGGAGGACTTCGAGCGTGCGGTTTCGATGACGCTCGATAAGGAATCCTCCGACGCTCTCGGTCCACCTCAGCTGGTTCTCCACTGA